One window from the genome of Vagococcus entomophilus encodes:
- a CDS encoding aldo/keto reductase, translated as MTELIPTIMLNDGVEIPALGFGTYKLKGATGVNSILSAINNGYRLLDSAFNYENEGTLGEALRRTHVAREELFITSKLPGRHQKYDEAIATIQESLYRTGVDYYDLYLIHWPNPKQGNYVEAWRALIDAQKWGLIRSIGVCNFLPEHIATLIKETGVVPSINQIELHPFFNQEVQRNYNQSKEIVTQSWSPLGRKLTALLENDALKRIAQKYHKSIPQIILRWHVELGAIPIPKSSSSSRQVENRQIFDFSLTQEEREVINQLTKENGRLANQDPAEYEEF; from the coding sequence ATGACAGAGCTTATTCCAACTATTATGTTAAATGATGGAGTTGAAATTCCTGCATTAGGATTTGGTACGTATAAGTTAAAGGGCGCTACTGGGGTAAACAGTATTTTGAGTGCCATCAATAATGGCTACAGGCTGCTTGACTCTGCATTTAACTATGAAAATGAAGGGACGCTTGGAGAAGCGTTAAGAAGGACCCATGTCGCGCGTGAGGAGCTTTTCATTACTTCTAAGTTACCAGGTAGACATCAAAAGTACGATGAAGCAATCGCAACCATCCAAGAATCACTTTACCGAACAGGTGTTGACTATTATGATTTGTATCTAATCCATTGGCCAAATCCGAAACAAGGAAACTATGTAGAAGCTTGGCGGGCATTGATTGATGCGCAGAAATGGGGCTTGATTCGCTCTATTGGGGTATGTAATTTTTTACCAGAACATATTGCGACCCTAATAAAGGAAACAGGTGTGGTACCTAGTATTAATCAAATTGAACTACACCCTTTCTTTAACCAAGAGGTACAGCGCAATTATAATCAAAGCAAAGAAATTGTGACACAATCATGGAGTCCTTTAGGGCGTAAGCTTACTGCCTTGTTGGAAAATGATGCGTTGAAAAGGATTGCTCAAAAGTATCACAAATCAATTCCACAAATAATTTTAAGATGGCATGTGGAATTAGGAGCTATCCCAATTCCAAAATCCTCTTCTTCTAGCCGTCAAGTTGAAAATCGTCAAATTTTTGACTTTAGTTTAACTCAAGAAGAACGAGAAGTGATTAACCAGTTGACGAAGGAAAATGGTCGGTTGGCCAATCAAGATCCAGCAGAATATGAAGAATTTTAA
- the holA gene encoding DNA polymerase III subunit delta, with protein MNIQQVLAEIRKNKLAPVYLITGNERYLADTFKKELLQQVLNGAGDEFNLSTFDMEETPLSIAVEEASSVPFFGDYRIVFIERPYFLTAEKKAIEMDHQVEELLQYLAHPSPTTILVIFALYEKLDERKKVVKQLKKETQVVDVHAMKEAELKSYCQQYIQSEGYTITTEAFEQLLRLTDMELTKVMGEMAKLFLYTADSKKITKEDVRGLVPKSLEHNIFDMVTYVLKGQTESALSLYQDLLLQGEETIKLNAVLVSQFRLLVQVKMLGGLGYQQKNIADVLKIHPYRVKLAMQQCKQFSLDALGTTLDELVENEYKMKTGKMDKELLFELFLLKEKS; from the coding sequence ATGAATATACAACAAGTACTTGCCGAAATCAGAAAAAATAAGCTGGCACCCGTGTATTTGATTACGGGGAATGAACGATATCTAGCTGATACGTTTAAAAAAGAACTTTTACAACAAGTGCTAAATGGGGCGGGCGATGAGTTTAATTTATCCACTTTTGACATGGAAGAAACGCCGTTGTCTATCGCAGTGGAAGAAGCCTCTTCTGTCCCATTTTTTGGGGATTATCGCATTGTATTTATTGAGCGACCCTATTTTTTGACGGCAGAAAAAAAAGCAATCGAGATGGACCATCAAGTAGAGGAGTTGCTACAGTATTTAGCGCATCCTTCACCAACGACTATTTTGGTTATTTTTGCTCTCTATGAAAAGCTAGACGAACGTAAAAAAGTTGTGAAACAATTAAAAAAAGAAACCCAAGTGGTGGATGTCCATGCAATGAAAGAGGCAGAACTAAAGAGTTATTGTCAACAATACATTCAAAGTGAAGGCTACACAATCACTACGGAAGCTTTTGAACAACTTTTACGGTTGACGGATATGGAACTAACGAAAGTGATGGGCGAGATGGCGAAGCTTTTTCTCTATACAGCAGACTCTAAAAAGATTACCAAAGAAGATGTCCGCGGTCTTGTTCCTAAATCGTTGGAACACAATATTTTTGATATGGTTACGTATGTATTGAAAGGTCAAACAGAATCTGCTCTTTCTTTGTACCAAGATTTACTGCTTCAAGGGGAAGAAACAATCAAATTGAATGCGGTTTTGGTTAGTCAGTTTCGTTTACTTGTACAAGTGAAAATGCTTGGAGGACTAGGCTATCAACAAAAAAATATTGCGGATGTCTTAAAAATTCATCCATACCGTGTAAAACTAGCAATGCAACAGTGCAAACAATTCAGCTTAGATGCTTTAGGGACAACGCTTGATGAATTGGTTGAAAATGAATACAAAATGAAGACAGGAAAAATGGATAAAGAATTGCTTTTTGAATTATTTCTATTAAAAGAAAAAAGCTAA
- a CDS encoding DNA internalization-related competence protein ComEC/Rec2, translating into MSPHFFRKFSQTLAGNSIFLAFTLLTLLLFQHEPSVLSASILGYFCVRLYTTRLQVLRVTCLIVGCFFIIFIQVWCYQVRLEEKNLPVGKIETICEVLPDTIQIDGDYVQWIGKVKQAKVQAHYVLKNQKEKNYWQKIATKQKIFLQGTVSFPDEKRNLHGFDYRSYLKTKGVYRILEVEMITAMDRQKVAFFTNPFDKIREFRKQMACHIESAFQAYPSIIMYQKQLILGMMDENSYVQATNLRKLGISYLFFVSGMHVLFFVATIRYLFLRIGLTLELTFWIEILVLTICFLLTGLAVGVGKSCFQRTLQQINRRFRWGFSALDIWSLTLIVCLIVKPLFIFQLSGVVTFSVSFFRIYLSKMKKKKTTRLFRKWQLNSQISFCMIPFLAFFTYEYSFFSIFLVFVFGQIVRLSVFPISIGLFLSSFSINVAFLKGILIKIDKMFQGIEKAVEALSTLPNQHLVIGQITPVQLLLFLILILFYLSAHKKESWRWKRIGYLFTVFVGLLGGKYLNPNGKIAFIDVGQGDALFIQLPFFQGNYLVDTGGKLPFIREKWQDRKKQRSNASYTLFPFLKSMGVSTLDKVLITHADLDHMGDLEEMSSQVKIKELVYPKGTTNKKSFDVVTKKLIKGKVRQKEVLAGERIELRNLLLYVLHPKASGNGENNDSLVSYLKIKKTAFLLVGDLEEPGEQELIKNYPKLQIDCLKVGHHGSRTSSSEAFLKQLGAKTAIISCGKNNRFGHPHKEIVSRIQKYTPTIYRTDVSGMLYYEWNFWGQELSPVKSVKKDE; encoded by the coding sequence ATGAGTCCGCATTTCTTTCGTAAATTCTCTCAGACTCTAGCAGGAAATTCGATTTTCTTAGCGTTTACTTTGTTGACATTGTTGCTTTTTCAACATGAGCCCTCCGTCCTTTCTGCTAGCATTCTAGGTTACTTTTGTGTTCGGTTGTATACAACCCGTTTACAGGTACTTCGTGTTACCTGTTTAATTGTTGGTTGTTTTTTTATAATTTTTATTCAAGTATGGTGTTATCAAGTTCGGTTGGAGGAAAAAAATCTCCCTGTAGGCAAGATCGAGACAATCTGTGAGGTATTGCCAGATACGATTCAAATTGATGGTGATTATGTTCAATGGATAGGGAAAGTCAAACAGGCTAAAGTCCAAGCGCATTACGTACTCAAAAATCAAAAAGAAAAAAATTACTGGCAAAAAATAGCGACCAAACAAAAAATTTTTTTACAGGGAACGGTAAGTTTTCCAGATGAAAAAAGAAATCTCCATGGATTTGACTATCGCAGCTATTTGAAAACCAAAGGAGTATACCGAATTTTAGAAGTAGAAATGATTACTGCAATGGATCGTCAAAAGGTAGCTTTTTTTACTAATCCATTCGATAAGATACGAGAATTTCGAAAGCAAATGGCCTGTCACATTGAGTCAGCATTTCAAGCTTATCCTAGTATTATAATGTATCAAAAACAGCTGATTTTAGGGATGATGGATGAAAATAGTTATGTTCAAGCAACCAATTTGCGTAAACTAGGAATTAGCTATTTATTTTTTGTGTCTGGAATGCATGTTTTATTTTTTGTTGCCACAATCCGGTATCTTTTTTTAAGAATAGGTTTAACGCTTGAGTTGACTTTTTGGATAGAAATTTTGGTTTTAACGATTTGTTTTTTGTTGACAGGTTTGGCAGTAGGTGTTGGAAAGAGTTGTTTTCAAAGAACACTACAACAAATCAATCGGCGATTTAGGTGGGGATTTTCGGCGCTAGATATCTGGAGTCTTACCTTGATTGTTTGTTTGATAGTAAAACCGCTATTTATTTTCCAACTTTCTGGGGTAGTTACTTTTTCAGTTTCTTTTTTTAGAATTTATTTGAGCAAAATGAAGAAGAAAAAAACAACTCGCTTATTTAGAAAATGGCAGTTGAATAGTCAAATTAGTTTTTGCATGATTCCGTTTTTAGCTTTTTTTACCTACGAGTACTCTTTTTTTAGCATATTTTTGGTTTTTGTATTTGGACAAATTGTTAGATTGAGTGTGTTCCCAATTTCCATAGGGTTATTTTTGTCTAGTTTTTCAATAAATGTAGCTTTTTTAAAAGGTATTTTGATAAAAATTGACAAAATGTTTCAAGGAATAGAAAAAGCAGTGGAAGCCCTAAGTACTCTGCCAAATCAACACCTTGTTATTGGGCAAATCACGCCTGTTCAGTTGTTACTTTTTTTGATTTTGATTCTTTTTTACCTCAGCGCCCACAAAAAAGAATCTTGGCGATGGAAAAGAATAGGGTATCTTTTTACTGTATTTGTTGGTTTGTTAGGAGGAAAATATTTAAATCCTAATGGGAAGATTGCTTTTATTGATGTGGGTCAAGGGGATGCACTATTTATTCAGCTACCATTTTTTCAAGGAAACTATTTGGTAGATACAGGAGGAAAGTTACCTTTTATTAGGGAAAAATGGCAGGATAGAAAAAAGCAGCGAAGTAATGCTTCGTATACACTGTTCCCTTTTTTAAAAAGTATGGGTGTTTCCACACTAGACAAAGTCCTGATTACACATGCAGATTTAGATCATATGGGGGACTTAGAGGAAATGAGTAGCCAAGTGAAAATTAAGGAACTAGTCTATCCTAAGGGAACGACAAATAAAAAAAGCTTTGATGTGGTGACCAAAAAATTAATTAAAGGGAAAGTCAGACAAAAAGAAGTATTAGCTGGTGAGAGAATAGAATTAAGGAATCTTTTGTTGTATGTGTTGCATCCAAAAGCTAGTGGAAATGGAGAAAATAATGATTCACTAGTGAGTTACCTAAAAATTAAAAAAACGGCATTCTTACTTGTTGGGGATCTAGAAGAGCCGGGGGAACAAGAGCTGATAAAAAACTATCCAAAGCTACAAATTGATTGTTTAAAAGTGGGACATCATGGGAGTCGTACCTCTAGTTCAGAAGCATTCTTAAAACAGTTGGGAGCCAAAACTGCGATTATTTCTTGTGGGAAAAATAATCGTTTTGGACATCCTCACAAAGAGATTGTGAGCCGAATCCAAAAATATACGCCAACCATTTACCGAACAGATGTCTCAGGTATGCTATACTATGAGTGGAACTTTTGGGGACAAGAACTTTCTCCAGTAAAATCAGTGAAGAAGGATGAGTGA
- a CDS encoding ComE operon protein 2, translating to MSQERIPWDQYFMVQSVLLSLRSTCTRLAVGATIVRDKRIIAGGYNGSVSGDVHCIDEGCYVVDGHCVRTIHAEMNAILQCAKFGVPTEGAEIYVTHFPCLQCTKMILQAGIKKIHYLKDYHNNDYALNLIKVAGATVDQVKLSNKYFKDLELGEDESAFLS from the coding sequence ATGTCACAGGAAAGAATTCCTTGGGATCAATATTTTATGGTGCAAAGTGTGCTGCTATCCTTGCGTAGTACATGTACCAGACTGGCGGTAGGGGCGACAATCGTCCGTGATAAGAGAATTATTGCAGGAGGCTATAACGGCTCTGTGAGCGGAGATGTTCACTGTATTGATGAAGGTTGCTATGTTGTGGACGGTCATTGTGTACGAACAATCCATGCAGAGATGAATGCAATCTTACAATGTGCAAAGTTTGGTGTGCCAACGGAAGGTGCAGAGATTTATGTCACGCATTTCCCTTGTTTGCAGTGTACGAAGATGATTTTACAAGCAGGAATCAAAAAAATTCATTATTTGAAGGACTACCATAATAATGACTATGCATTAAATTTAATAAAAGTTGCAGGCGCAACAGTCGATCAAGTGAAACTTTCAAATAAATATTTTAAAGATCTAGAGTTGGGAGAAGATGAGTCCGCATTTCTTTCGTAA
- a CDS encoding helix-hairpin-helix domain-containing protein, which translates to MEHISRWIEKAKVKGWIVGIVAVGGVCLVVGIWLIAQQTKEDSSVENPFSSMTGSEKQTREKQENKKLNQPNLGYVDVKGAVLKCGMYQITEDMRVIDVVRLAGGFLADADENRVNFSLKVTDQMVLYIPRIGEELSQIETLPTQESKAEATQKKQVNINRADVAELKNISGIGEKKAEEIMRYREENGSFQKKEELMNVPGIGKKIFESLEKLITVD; encoded by the coding sequence ATGGAGCATATAAGCAGATGGATTGAAAAAGCGAAAGTAAAAGGGTGGATTGTCGGTATAGTTGCCGTGGGGGGCGTTTGTCTTGTAGTTGGGATATGGCTTATTGCTCAACAGACAAAAGAGGATAGTTCTGTTGAGAATCCATTTTCGAGTATGACAGGCAGCGAAAAACAAACGCGAGAGAAACAAGAAAACAAAAAGTTGAACCAGCCAAACTTAGGTTATGTAGATGTCAAAGGAGCCGTTTTAAAGTGTGGGATGTATCAAATTACAGAGGATATGCGTGTGATTGATGTGGTGCGACTTGCCGGTGGGTTTTTAGCAGATGCAGATGAGAATAGAGTGAATTTTTCATTGAAGGTCACAGATCAAATGGTTCTTTATATTCCAAGGATTGGAGAAGAACTATCCCAGATAGAAACACTACCCACTCAAGAAAGTAAAGCGGAAGCGACACAAAAAAAACAAGTAAACATTAACCGTGCAGATGTTGCAGAATTGAAAAACATTTCAGGAATCGGTGAAAAAAAAGCAGAAGAAATTATGAGGTACCGAGAAGAAAATGGTTCTTTCCAAAAGAAAGAAGAGTTAATGAATGTACCTGGAATAGGAAAAAAAATATTTGAAAGTTTAGAAAAATTGATCACAGTTGATTGA
- a CDS encoding YccF domain-containing protein: MNLLGNIIWFIFGGFVGGVSWLLAGMLWCVTIVGIPIGLQCFKLAGLSFWPFEKDVVYGTSSISLLVNIIWLIVSGIPIALGHFFSGVILCITIIGIPFGKQSFKLARLALMPFGARVVYTGY; the protein is encoded by the coding sequence ATGAATCTTTTAGGAAATATCATCTGGTTTATTTTTGGTGGATTTGTAGGAGGGGTTTCTTGGCTCCTTGCAGGGATGCTGTGGTGTGTGACAATAGTTGGAATTCCAATTGGTCTTCAGTGCTTTAAGTTAGCCGGTTTGAGTTTTTGGCCTTTTGAAAAGGATGTTGTTTATGGAACAAGTAGTATCTCCTTACTTGTGAATATTATTTGGCTCATTGTGAGTGGGATACCGATTGCGTTGGGGCACTTTTTTAGTGGCGTGATTTTATGTATCACCATCATTGGGATTCCTTTTGGAAAGCAATCCTTTAAGTTAGCTAGACTTGCACTTATGCCTTTTGGGGCTAGAGTTGTCTATACTGGTTATTAA
- a CDS encoding ABC transporter ATP-binding protein: MTDLIKASKFFYHYLKRYKFSFFLIFVTIFLSTYLQVKAPQYMGEAFQELANYVAGLMKGVDDKSKFLHVLGLLLIFYVLASAGNFIYNILFTQVVGKATNRMRLGLFSKLEKLTIRFFDSHQDGEILSRFTSDLDNIQNSLNQALLQFMTNVAMIVGILIMMFKQNVMLAWVTIASTPVAIIIAAFVISKARKYVDKQQDELGKLNGYIDEKISGQRVIITNGLQEETIDGFIEHNEVVRQATFKGQVYSGLLFPMMQGMSLVNTAIVIFFGGWMALNGDLEKSVALGLVVTFVQYSQQYYQPIMQISSGYNMIQLAVTGARRLNEMFDEPEEIKPQNAKKISGIEQSVELSHVNFGYSKETPILKDVSIKVAKGEMVALVGPTGSGKTTIMNLLNRFYDVSDGAVLFDGEDIRTLDLDSVRQHVGIVLQESVLFSGTIRENIVFGRPDATDEEVVAAAKQANIHDFIIGLEDGYETKISEENNIFSTGQKQLISIARTIITSPALLILDEATSNVDTVTEAKIQQAMDEAIKGRTSFVIAHRLKTILTADRIVVLKDGEVIEEGSHHELLQARGFYAELYHNQFVFE; the protein is encoded by the coding sequence ATGACAGATTTAATTAAAGCAAGTAAGTTTTTCTATCACTATTTAAAGCGATATAAATTTTCGTTTTTCTTAATTTTTGTGACAATCTTTCTTTCTACCTACCTTCAAGTAAAGGCACCGCAATATATGGGAGAAGCCTTTCAAGAGCTAGCAAATTATGTCGCTGGTCTAATGAAAGGAGTAGATGATAAAAGCAAATTTTTACATGTCTTGGGCTTGTTATTAATTTTTTATGTACTTGCGAGTGCGGGAAACTTTATTTACAATATTTTATTCACTCAAGTTGTAGGTAAAGCAACTAACCGGATGCGTTTAGGGTTGTTTAGCAAATTAGAAAAATTGACGATTCGTTTTTTTGATTCACATCAAGATGGAGAAATTCTTAGTCGATTTACGAGTGATTTAGATAATATCCAAAATAGTCTCAACCAAGCCTTATTGCAGTTTATGACAAACGTGGCGATGATTGTGGGAATTTTGATTATGATGTTTAAGCAAAATGTTATGCTTGCTTGGGTAACGATTGCTTCAACACCAGTTGCGATTATTATTGCAGCTTTTGTGATCAGCAAAGCACGTAAATATGTAGACAAGCAACAGGATGAGCTTGGAAAATTAAATGGCTATATAGATGAAAAAATCAGTGGACAACGCGTGATTATTACAAATGGACTACAAGAAGAAACGATTGATGGGTTTATCGAACACAATGAAGTCGTACGTCAAGCAACTTTTAAAGGTCAGGTTTACTCAGGGTTACTGTTTCCGATGATGCAAGGAATGTCACTTGTTAATACTGCAATTGTGATTTTCTTTGGTGGCTGGATGGCGTTAAATGGTGATTTAGAAAAATCTGTTGCTCTTGGTTTAGTCGTGACATTCGTTCAGTACTCTCAACAATATTACCAACCAATTATGCAGATTTCCTCTGGATACAACATGATTCAATTGGCTGTAACGGGTGCGAGAAGGCTAAATGAAATGTTTGATGAACCAGAAGAAATTAAACCTCAAAATGCCAAAAAAATCAGCGGAATTGAGCAATCAGTTGAGTTATCTCATGTGAATTTTGGCTATTCAAAAGAGACACCAATCTTAAAAGATGTTTCCATCAAAGTAGCAAAAGGTGAGATGGTCGCACTGGTTGGTCCGACTGGCTCAGGAAAGACAACTATTATGAATTTGCTGAATCGTTTTTATGACGTAAGTGATGGGGCGGTACTTTTCGACGGGGAAGATATTCGAACTTTGGATTTGGATAGTGTGAGACAGCATGTTGGAATTGTACTTCAAGAGTCAGTACTATTTTCTGGAACCATTCGAGAAAACATTGTTTTTGGGCGACCAGATGCAACGGATGAGGAAGTCGTTGCGGCTGCAAAGCAGGCAAATATTCACGATTTTATTATCGGATTAGAAGATGGATATGAAACCAAAATTTCCGAAGAAAACAATATCTTTAGTACAGGACAAAAACAGTTGATAAGCATTGCACGTACGATTATTACAAGTCCTGCATTGCTGATACTTGACGAGGCAACTAGTAATGTTGATACGGTTACAGAGGCAAAAATACAACAGGCAATGGATGAAGCGATTAAAGGTCGAACAAGCTTTGTCATTGCGCACAGACTTAAAACAATTTTGACAGCAGATCGAATCGTTGTGTTAAAAGATGGGGAAGTGATTGAAGAAGGCAGCCATCACGAACTCCTTCAAGCGCGAGGCTTTTATGCAGAATTGTATCATAACCAATTTGTCTTTGAATAA